In a single window of the Botrytis cinerea B05.10 chromosome 10, complete sequence genome:
- the Bcuga1 gene encoding Bcuga1 yields the protein MASLRAAAQLPPMASKALPRAVRTYATTSVKPFFTGEPEKPHVKTAIPGPESQKAIAELDKVFDTRSLNMLANYQKSLGNYISDPDGNVLLDVYAQIASIPVGYSNPHLLKAAQSEQMASAIINRPALGNFPSHDWAEIIKTGILKVAPKGLDQVFTAMAGSDANETAYKAAFMYRRQQERGGAHVEFSEEDIASSMLNQAPGAPQLSIMSFKTAFHGRLFGSLSTTRSKPIHKLDIPAFDWPQATFPLLKYPLEDHVVENQKIEEEALADVERIITTHHLPPCAVIVEPIQSEGGDNHASPAFFRGLRALTKKHNVLLIVDEVQTGVGATGKFWAHEHWNLDTPPDMVTFSKKAQTAGYYFGNPELRPNKPYRQFNTWMGDPARAILFRAIIEEIERLDLVNNTAKVGDYLYGELERLAKQYPGEIQNLRGKGQGTFLAFDSNRRDEVLKKAKGVGINIGGSGERAVRLRPMLIFQEHHANILLEGLEKIFKS from the exons ATGGCTTCCCTAAGAGCTGCCGCCCAATTGCCTCCAATGGCTTCAAAGGCCCTTCCACGAGCTGTACGAACATACGCCACTACAAGTGTCAAACCGTTCTTCACTGGCGAACCAGAGAAACCACATGTCAAGACTGCCATTCCAGGCCCAGAATCCCAAAAGGCAATTGCGGAATTGGACAAAGTGTTTGATACTAGAAGTTTGAACATGCTCGCCAATTACCAAAAGAGTTTGGGTAACTACATTTCGGATCCAGATGGAAATGTTTTGTTGGATGT TTATGCACAAATTGCTTCCATCCCAGTTGGTTACAGCaatcctcatctcctcaaaGCCGCACAATCCGAACAAATGGCATCTGCCATCATTAACCGTCCTGCCCTTGGCAATTTCCCTTCGCACGATTGGGCCGAAATTATTAAGACTGGTATCTTGAAGGTAGCACCAAAGGGTCTCGATCAGGTGTTCACTGCCATGGCAGGTTCAGATGCCAATGAGACTGCATACAAGGCTGCATTTATGTATCGCCGACAACAAGAGCGTGGTGGTGCACATGTGGAATTCTCAGAGGAAGATATTGCTTCATCTATGCTTAACCAAGCACCTGGTGCTCCTCAATTATCCATCATGTCTTTCAAGACTGCCTTCCATGGACGTCTTTTCGGTTCCCTTTCCACCACTCGCAGTAAGCCAATCCACAAGCTCGATATTCCTGCTTTCGACTGGCCACAAGCTAccttccctcttctcaaaTACCCACTCGAGGATCACGTCGTGGAGAACCAGAAGATCGAGGAAGAAGCTCTTGCCGATGTTGAACGTATCatcaccactcaccacctCCCACCTTGTGCCGTCATAGTCGAACCCATTCAATCCGAAGGAGGAGACAACCATGCCTCACCCGCCTTCTTCCGCGGTCTCAGAGCGCTCACTAAGAAACACAACGTCCTTCTCATCGTCGACGAAGTTCAAACAGGTGTAGGCGCCACTGGTAAATTCTGGGCCCACGAACATTGGAACCTCGACACTCCTCCCGACATGGTCACCTTCTCCAAGAAGGCCCAAACCGCCGGTTACTACTTCGGAAACCCCGAGCTCCGTCCCAACAAACCATACCGTCAATTCAACACCTGGATGGGAGACCCAGCTCGTGCTATCCTCTTCCGTGCCATCATTGAGGAAATTGAGCGTTTGGATTTGGTCAACAACACCGCCAAGGTGGGAGATTATCTTTACGGAGAGCTCGAACGTCTTGCCAAGCAATATCCTGGAGAAATCCAAAACTTGAGAGGTAAAGGACAAGGAACTTTCCTTGCCTTTGACAGCAACCGCAGAGATGAGGTCCTCAAGAAGGCCAAGGGCGTCGGTATCAACATCGGAGGTTCTGGCGAGCGAGCCGTTCGCCTCAGACCTATGTTGATTTTCCAAGAACACCACGCCAACATCTTGTTGGAAGGTCTTGAGAAGATTTTCAAGTCCTAG
- the Bcset2 gene encoding Bcset2 codes for MEDDIRELQPEAVDAAIGEMKIEEGIEVQDFANGLNGYISTPTEIKRSHSSTPGLVNSRSQTPPRKQSTSQTPKSGDEEEEEVIGGDITVTVEPGKAPKLSRKSSQKVIPRPPPLFNDLPDSTEEAASVFQVIKDCIYGAKHMGASDHDALDCDCPEEFSDGKNYACGEDSDCINRLTKMECGGGHKDCNCGLDCQNQRFQRKQYAKVSVIKTDKKGYGLRANTDLQPDDFIFEYIGEVINEPTFRRRTVQYDQEGIKHFYFMSLTKHEFVDATKKGNLGRFCNHSCNPNCYVDKWVVGEKLRMGIFAERAIKAGEELVFNYNVDRYGADPQPCYCGEPNCTGFIGGKTQTERATKLPHATIEALGIDDGDGWDTAVAKKPRKKKTGEDDEEYVNNVQPKGLDENGVRKVMATLMQCKEKWIAVKLLGRIQRCDDDKVRNRVIQMHGYQILRTTLTTWKEDNNVILQVLDVLYKFPRLTRNKIVDSKIETVLEEFTTSEHEDVAFESKRLLEAWSKLEHAYRIPRRAPTLVAQVFERRPDQVEKVTPSPSPVIVAPTGPRSGVPQRNANFVANRSISRRPFVPMVLPPGWFTAMDQNGNAYYYSKTGQTTWERPFMPAGVSPPPPPPKAAPKSVQTQKALQDIIDSITKEPSTTPALSSHSAEGTPKEKKKKPVEKWRSLPIEKQMKLYENTLFPHIKHVMQKYSGKLPKDDLKKFAKECGKKLVASDFKNNRIEDPTKISDRNQRKVKQYVFEYFKKAVEKKREMDAKRAERKRREAQAKINGNGTSEKGIKRENVNLISSPDVIDNEDVEVNIPSPTASPSGQLEMELLKRKREDDEESPSENKRVKEDDTESATPTDSSTPPPPPPPPPAEGMPMAESEDPEMANGEGEVKEETEEERELRMQEEDLMRENEEAMKMEMEVDTDGRLKGNNGCSEHINGGNSCGEVSTEG; via the exons ATGGAGGATGACATTCGGGAGCTCCAGCCAGAAGCTGTAGATGCTGCGATTGgtgaaatgaagattgagGAGGGGATTGAGGTCCAGGATTTTGCCAATGGCTTAAATGGATATATTTCTACTCCTACAGAAATCAAGAGATCTCACTCCAGCACACCGGGTCTTGTAAATTCTCGCTCTCAGACACCGCCCAGAAAGCAAAGCACCAGCCAAACACCAAAATCcggagatgaagaggaagaagaggttaTTGGCGGTGATATCACCGTCACCGTCGAACCTGGCAAGGCACCGAAGCTATCGAGAAAATCGTCACAAAAAGTAATCCCTCGACCACCCCCTCTCTTCAACGATCTTCCAGATTCTACAGAGGAGGCAGCTTCGGTATTTCAGGTAATCAAGGATTGTATTTATGGAGCTAAGCACATGGGAGCTTCAGATCACGATGCGTTGGATTGTGATTGTCCCGAGGAATTCA GCGATGGAAAAAATTATGCCTGCGGAGAGGATTCTGATTGCATTAATCGACTGACCAAAATGGAATGTGGTGGAGGTCATAAAGATTGCAATTGTGGTTTGGATTGTCAGAATCAACGCTTTCAACGCAAACAGTATGCCAAAGTTTCAGTGATCAAGACAGATAAAAAGGGTTACGGTTTACGCGCAAATACTGATCTACAGCCTGATGATTTCATTTTCGAGTATATCGGAGAAGTTATTAACGAACCAACGTTTCGACGACGTACTGTCCAATATGATCAGGAGGGGATCAAGCATTTCTATTTCATGTCTCTCACGAAGCATGAATTCGTGGATGCAACGAAAAAAGGGAATCTAGGTCGATTTTGCAATCATTCTTGTAATCCAAATTGCTATGTCGATAAGTGGGTGGTCGGAGAAAAGTTGCGCATGGGCATTTTTGCCGAGCGTGCAATCAAAGCCGGAGAAGAGTTGGTCTTCAATTATAATGTTGATCGATACGGTGCCGACCCTCAACCTTGCTATTGCGGCGAACCGAATTGTACCGGATTCATTGGAGGCAAGACTCAAACTGAGCGTGCTACTAAACTTCCTCATGCTACCATTGAAGCTCTTGGTAtcgatgatggtgatggttgGGACACAGCTGTTGCCAAGAAACCTCGGAAAAAGAAGACAggtgaggatgatgaagaatatGTCAACAACGTTCAACCCAAGGGGCTCGATGAAAATGGAGTGCGGAAGGTTATGGCAACTCTTATGCAATGCAAAGAAAAATGGATTGCTGTCAAGTTGCTTGGTCGAATCCAACGTTGCGATGATGATAAAGTTCGAAACAGAGTTATACAAATGCACGGTTATCAAATTCTTCGTACGACCTTGACTACTTGGAAGGAAGACAACAACGTGATCCTCCAAGTTCTCGACGTCCTTTACAAATTTCCACGACTTACTCGAAACAAAATTGTTGATTCCAAAATCGAAACAGTTCTAGAAGAATTCACAACTTCCGAGCATGAAGATGTTGCTTTCGAGTCAAAGAGGCTATTGGAAGCATGGAGCAAATTGGAGCATGCGTATCGAATCCCAAGAAGAGCCCCAACTCTTGTTGCACAAGTATTTGAGCGGCGTCCAGACCAAGTAGAAAAGGTCACTCCATCGCCATCCCCTGTTATTGTCGCCCCTACTGGCCCCCGAAGTGGTGTTCCTCAACGCAACGCCAATTTCGTTGCCAATCGCTCAATTTCTCGGCGCCCGTTCGTCCCCATGGTATTACCACCTGGCTGGTTTACTGCGATGGACCAAAACGGAAATGCTTATTATTACAGTAAGACGGGACAAACAACATGGGAGAGGCCATTTATGCCAGCAGGGGTATcgccaccacctccaccacccaaGGCAGCTCCAAAGAGTGTGCAAACACAAAAAGCTCTTCAAGATATTATCGACAGTATTACAAAGGAGCCCTCGACGACTCCGGCACTTTCCTCCCATTCCGCCGAGGGTACAcccaaggagaagaagaagaagcctgTGGAAAAGTGGCGCTCATTGCCTATCGAGAAGCAGATGAAACTGTACGAAAATACT TTATTTCCTCACATCAAACACGTAATGCAAAAATATTCTGGCAAACTTCCCAAGGATGATCTTAAAAAATTCGCCAAGGAATGTGGAAAGAAGCTCGTGGCTTctgatttcaaaaacaatcgCATTGAAGATCCCACAAAGATATCTGACAGAAATCAAAGGAAAGTAAAGCAATATgtgtttgaatattttaagAAGGctgtggaaaagaaaagggagaTGGACGCCAAGCGAGCAGAGAGGAAAAGACGCGAAGCGCAGGCTAAAATCAATGGAAACGGCACGAGTGAAAAGGGGATAAAGCGAGAGAATGTAAATTTGATCAGTAGTCCGGATGTGATTGATAATGAGGACGTAGAAGTTAACATACCAAGTCCAACCGCATCGCCTAGTGGACAACTCGAGATGGAGttgttgaagaggaagagggaagatgacgaggaaaGTCCATCGGAGAACAAGAGGGTAAAAGAGGATGATACTGAGAGTGCAACACCAACGGATTCATCTACGCCTCCTCCGCCTCCTCCGCCGCCGCCCGCGGAAGGGATGCCTATGGCAGAGTCGGAAGATCCGGAGATGGCTAATGGCGAGGGAGAGGTGAAAGAAGAAacggaagaggaaagagagttAAGGATGCAGGAAGAAGATTTAATGAGGGAGAATGAAGAGGctatgaagatggaaatggaagtaGATACTGATGGAAGGTTAAAGGGGAATAATGGTTGTAGTGAGCATATCAATGGTGGAAATAGTTGTGGGGAAGTCTCAACGGAGGGATGA